In Poecile atricapillus isolate bPoeAtr1 chromosome 9, bPoeAtr1.hap1, whole genome shotgun sequence, the following are encoded in one genomic region:
- the RBM15B gene encoding putative RNA-binding protein 15B: protein MKRGSDRDSSPPGAAGGRAAAAAKRPRDRDRESSSRRGPHRSSGASRSSRDKSTPGGGGGGGGGTTTSSSGGGGGSSSRSHRGDERAGGGGDSNHRPAGSGSASGARGGSQAAPSSSSSSSSRALGVPKAKALPGAVVAPSLLLAGPPPGAAPSLLLAPLGGSAGLAGEPPGSCEYKTLLVSGLSAALPDQLLEDGLFRLFQRFAGGGAGDISVKLSHTPELGRVAYVNFRHPGDARDARRHARARQLLLYDRPLKVEPVYLRGGRRSRTPPPAPSPEPLGYLPPLHSAYQYKQRSLSPVTSPLLREPRPRHAAAAAFALEAAAIGLSRERERALDYYGLYDERGRPYSYPIVAEEDLMPEDDQRATRNLFIGNLDHNVSEVELRRAFEKYGIIEEVVIKRPARGQGGAYAFLKFQNLDMAHRAKVAMSGRVVGRNPIKIGYGKANPTTRLWVGGLGPSTSLAALAREFDRFGSIRTIDYVKGDSFAYIQYESLDAAQAACAQMRGFPLGGPERRLRVDFAKAEETRYPQQYQPAPLPVHYELLADGYSRHRSLEQDLRVRDRTPPHLLYSDRDRSFVEADWASPAKNAERRNNLESYSRSVRSRSGERWGSDGDRSVPKPWEERRRRRSLSSDRGRTTHSPYEDRSRTKASGPALDRSPDRARKENHTTEPGAEKEQSNSLQNNRHAAEEKPHREPADAPQPKKRDSERNHRTGESESKTHEEPKSETKKLKNLSEYAQTLQLAWNGLLVLKNSCFPTSMHILEGDLGVINGLLKDHSSGGKLTQLKIAQRLRLDQPKLDEVTRRIKQGSPNGYAVLLATQSAPAGAGAEGTFPVVEPGLQRRLLRNLVSYLKQKQAAGVISLPVGGAKGRDSTGMLYAFPPCEFSQQYLQSALRTLGKLEEEHMVIVIVKDTA, encoded by the coding sequence ATGAAGCGCGGCAGCGACCGCGACTCGAGCCCGCCGGGGGCCGCGGGCGGAcgcgcggccgccgccgccaaGCGGCCCCGCGACCGCGACCGCGAGAGCAGCAGCCGGCGCGGCCCGCACCGCAGCTCGGGCGCCTCCCGCAGCAGCCGGGACAAGTCCacgcccggcggcggcggcggaggcggcggcggcaccaccaccagcagcagcggcggcggagGCGGCTCCAGCTCCCGCAGCCACCGCGGCGATGAGCgcgccggcggcggcggcgactCGAACCACCGCCCGGCGGGGAGCGGCTCGGCCTCGGGCGCCCGCGGCGGCAGCCAGGCCGCcccctcgtcctcctcctcctcctcgtcccgGGCGCTCGGCGTGCCCAAGGCCAAGGCGCTGCCGGGCGCCGTGGTAGCCCCGTCGCTGCTGCTGGCCGGGCCGCCGCCGGGCGCCGCGCCCTCGCTGCTGCTGGCGCCGCTCGGGGGCTCGGCCGGGCTGGCCGGGGAGCCGCCCGGCTCCTGCGAGTACAAGACGCTGCTGGTGAGCGGGCTGAGCGCGGCCCTGCCCGACCAGCTGCTGGAGGACGGGCTGTTCCGCCTCTTCCAGCGCTTCGCGGGCGGGGGCGCCGGGGACATCAGTGTCAAGCTCTCCCACACGCCCGAGCTCGGCCGCGTCGCCTACGTGAACTTCCGACACCCCGGGGACGCCCGCGACGCCCGGCGGCACGCCCGGGCCCGGCAGCTGCTCCTCTACGACCGGCCGCTCAAGGTGGAGCCCGTGTACCTGCGCGGGGGCCGGCGCAGCCGCACGCCGCCCCCCGCGCCCTCCCCGGAGCCGCTGGGGTACCTGCCGCCCCTGCACAGCGCCTACCAGTACAAGCAGCGCTCGCTGTCGCCGGTCACCAGCCCCTTGCTGCgggagccgcggccccgccacgccgccgctgccgccttCGCGCTGGAAGCGGCCGCCATCGGGCTCTcccgggagcgggagcgggcCCTGGATTACTACGGGCTGTACGACGAGCGCGGCCGCCCATACAGTTACCCCATCGTGGCCGAGGAAGACCTGATGCCAGAGGATGACCAGAGAGCCACCCGCAACCTCTTCATCGGCAACTTGGACCACAACGTGTCGGAGGTGGAGCTGAGGCGCGCCTTCGAGAAGTACGGCATCATCGAGGAGGTGGTGATCAAGCGCCCCGCACGTGGCCAGGGCGGTGCCTACGCCTTCCTCAAGTTCCAGAACTTGGACATGGCTCACAGGGCCAAGGTGGCCATGTCAGGCCGCGTTGTGGGCAGGAACCCCATCAAAATCGGCTACGGGAAAGCCAACCCCACCACCCGGCTGTGGGTGGGCGGCCTTGGCCCCAGCACTTCCCTGGCCGCCCTGGCCAGGGAGTTTGACCGCTTTGGCAGCATCAGGACTATTGACTACGTGAAGGGCGACAGCTTCGCTTACATCCAGTACGAGAGCCTGGACGCTGCCCAGGCCGCCTGCGCGCAGATGAGGGGCTTTCCCTTGGGCGGACCGGAGAGGAGGCTCCGAGTGGATTTTGCCAAAGCAGAAGAGACAAGATACCCGCAGCAGTACCAGCCCGCGCCGCTCCCCGTGCACTACGAGCTACTGGCTGATGGGTACAGCCGGCACCGGAGCCTGGAGCAAGACTTGAGGGTGCGGGATAGGACTCCTCCGCACCTCCTGTACTCGGACAGAGACAGGAGCTTTGTGGAGGCAGACTgggccagccctgccaaaaacgCCGAACGCAGGAACAACCTGGAGAGCTACAGCCGGTCCGTGCGCAGCCGGAGCGGGGAGCGCTGGGGCAGCGACGGCGACCGCAGCGTGCCCAAACCGTGGGAAGAGAGGCGGAGACGCCGGAGTCTTTCCAGTGACCGCGGGAGGACTACTCACTCGCCTTACGAGGACAGAAGCAGGACAAAGGCCAGTGGGCCAGCTCTAGACCGCAGCCCTGACAGGGCTCGCAAGGAGAATCACACTACAGAACCCGGAGCCGAGAAAGAGCAGAGCAACTCCCTCCAGAACAATCGTCACGCGGCCGAGGAGAAACCCCATCGCGAGCCAGCCGATGCTCCCCAGCCCAAAAAAAGGGACAGCGAACGCAATCATCGAACTGGTGAATCGGAATCAAAAACTCACGAGGAGCCAAAATCTGAGACCAAAAAGCTAAAGAATTTATCAGAATATGCTCAGACACTGCAACTTGCTTGGAATGGGCTTCTTGTGCTAAAAAACAGCTGCTTCCCCACCTCTATGCACATCCTGGAGGGAGACCTGGGTGTCATCAATGGACTCCTCAAAGACCATTCGTCTGGCGGGAAGTTGACGCAGCTCAAAATCGCTCAGAGACTTCGGCTGGACCAGCCCAAGCTGGATGAAGTCACCCGGCGCATCAAACAAGGCAGCCCCAACGGCTACGCCGTGCTCCTGGCCACCCAGTCCGCCCCGGCAGGGGCAGGGGCCGAGGGGACCTTCCCTGTGGTAGAGCCTGGCTTGCAGCGACGGCTTCTCAGGAATCTGGTCTCCTACTTGAAACAGAAGCAGGCTGCTGGGGTTATCAGCCTGCCCGTGGGAGGGGCgaagggcagggacagcacaggcaTGCTTTACGCGTTCCCTCCTTGCGAGTTCTCTCAGCAGTACCTCCAGTCAGCACTAAGGACATTGGGGAAGTTAGAAGAAGAACATATGGTGATAGTTATAGTCAAAGACACTGCCTAG
- the MANF gene encoding mesencephalic astrocyte-derived neurotrophic factor, which translates to MGRRRRGQPAWGGGAGGAGAAGAAGRGGMRAAHGLCAALALLLLPAGGRALRDGDCEVCVTFLGRFYQSLKDNDVEFTPSSIEKELLKSCKEAKGKENRLCYYIGATSDAATKIINEVSKPMSHHIPVEKICEKLKKKDSQICELKYDKQIDLSTADLRKLRVKELRRILDDWGEVCKGCAEKSDFIRRIHELMPKYAPRAAGARTDL; encoded by the exons atggggcggcggcggcgggggcagcCGGCGTGGGGTGGTGGTGCCGGTGGTGCCGGTGCGGCGGGCGCTGCCGGGCGAGGCGGGATGCGGGCGGCCCACGGGCTTTGCGCGGCGCTGGCCTTGCTCCTGCTGCCGGCCGGTGGCCGAGCGCTCCGCGACGGGGACTGCGAGG TGTGTGTCACATTCCTGGGAAGGTTCTACCAGAGTCTAAAGGACAACGACGTTGAATTCACACCTTCCAGTATTGAAAAGGAGCTCTTGAAATCCTGCAAAGAAGCAAAGGGCAAAGAGAACCGCCTG TGCTATTACATTGGGGCCACAAGTGATGCAGCCACCAAAATCATTAATGAGGTATCAAAGCCCATGAGTCACCACATCCCTGTGGAAAAGATCTGTGAGAAGCTAAAGAAGAAAGACAGTCAGATCTGTGAACTAAAATACG ACAAGCAAATCGACCTAAGCACCGCCGACCTGCGCAAGCTGCGCGTCAAGGAGCTGCGGCGGATCCTGGATGACTGGGGCGAGGTGTGCAAGGGCTGTGCAGAGAAGTCCGACTTCATCCGCAGGATCCACGAACTGATGCCCAAGTACGCGCCGAGGGCGGCCGGCGCCCGGACAGACCTCTGA